In one window of Macaca thibetana thibetana isolate TM-01 chromosome 5, ASM2454274v1, whole genome shotgun sequence DNA:
- the LOC126954836 gene encoding uncharacterized protein LOC126954836 translates to MGLPGPARVQRCLDPKPWFGRLQLCPGECGFCLLPASHKSTGMPGSAAMIWAAASAQWGGAPACSMEQEAWICSWDLGAAPACSVEPEVWVFSCDFSGCSCAQERGGPICSRPESTGMPKSAESSHPNSEGAGLLLVPGSCQFHGACSPGCASLLQLA, encoded by the coding sequence ATGGGGCTTCCTGGGCCCGCAAGAGTGCAGAGGTGCCTGGATCCGAAGCCATGGTTTGGGcggctgcagctgtgcccaggagAGTGCGGCTTCTGTCTGCTCCCGGCTTCCCacaagagcacagggatgcctgggtctgcagccatGATTTGGGCAGCTGCATCTGCCCAGTggggtggggctcctgcctgctccatggaGCAGGAGGCCTGGATCTGCAGCTGGGACTTGGGTGCGGCTCCCGCCTGCTCTGTGGAGCCGGAGGTCTGGGTCTTCAGCTGTGACTTcagtggctgcagctgtgcccaggagAGGGGGGGCCCTATCTGCTCCCGgcctgagagcacagggatgcctAAGTCTGCAGAGAGCTCCCACCCCAACTCGGAAGGGGCGGGGCTCCTGCTTGTCCCTGGCTCCTGCCAGTTCCATGGAGCATGCAGCCCTGGCtgtgcctccctgctgcagctggcatgA